In Hymenobacter gelipurpurascens, one DNA window encodes the following:
- a CDS encoding universal stress protein yields MKTILVPIDFTAAAEPTLAYANKLAVRWPAEIVLVYSQAGPELATEEREALKGRLETLAERLRYRELVRQDARRIRYSYEVVSGCLHDQVQALVARYGADLVVMGLEHTDCGKPATNGDNAVRITELVPCPVLVVPPGRRSLPTRMVYATDFGHLPLPTLPRLSALAGALPGTLELVQMYSPQQRGNLTYLKRAVAASKAQLAWPTITTKMVEDDDPIEGISDYCARTQAQLLILTPSSESELIRFFDKCYALTQAYHLQIPVLVLGQPAQQASTVCCERCAKELHNKSVEQLLVEASITKRPTSLT; encoded by the coding sequence ATGAAAACCATCCTCGTTCCCATCGACTTTACCGCCGCTGCCGAACCTACCCTGGCCTACGCCAACAAGCTGGCTGTGCGCTGGCCCGCCGAAATCGTGCTGGTATATAGCCAAGCCGGCCCTGAGCTGGCCACTGAAGAGCGGGAAGCACTAAAGGGTCGGCTGGAGACGTTGGCCGAGCGTCTGCGCTACCGGGAACTGGTGCGCCAGGATGCCCGCCGTATCCGCTACAGCTACGAAGTGGTGTCGGGCTGCCTCCACGACCAGGTGCAAGCCCTGGTGGCCCGCTACGGTGCCGATCTGGTAGTAATGGGCCTGGAGCACACTGATTGCGGCAAGCCTGCCACCAATGGCGACAATGCCGTCCGCATCACGGAGCTGGTGCCCTGCCCGGTGCTGGTGGTGCCGCCGGGCCGACGTTCGTTGCCTACCCGCATGGTGTACGCCACCGATTTTGGGCATCTGCCGCTGCCCACGCTGCCGCGCTTGTCGGCGCTGGCGGGGGCACTACCGGGCACGTTGGAACTGGTGCAGATGTACTCGCCTCAGCAGCGTGGCAACCTCACCTACCTCAAGCGCGCCGTAGCCGCCAGCAAAGCCCAGCTGGCCTGGCCTACCATCACTACCAAGATGGTGGAAGACGATGACCCCATCGAGGGCATCAGCGACTACTGTGCCCGTACCCAAGCCCAGCTGCTAATCCTCACGCCCTCAAGCGAAAGTGAGCTCATCCGCTTTTTCGATAAGTGCTACGCTCTCACCCAGGCCTACCACCTCCAGATTCCGGTGCTGGTACTGGGCCAGCCCGCCCAGCAGGCCTCTACCGTCTGCTGCGAGCGGTGCGCCAAGGAGCTGCACAATAAAAGCGTAGAGCAGCTACTGGTGGAGGCTTCCATCACAAAACGGCCGACTAGCCTGACGTAG
- a CDS encoding sulfite exporter TauE/SafE family protein gives MLWTGFLFGLLSSFHCVGMCGAIALALPGQSTGGRRHFVWGRLLYNLGRVTTYTFLGVAAGALGQSLRLAGWQQGLSIASGLLILLLVAVPERYTSRVTAVLGLSRVLAAVKNRLAYYFQQPTARALYTTGLLNGLLPCGMVYLALAGALSAPGVGGSAAYMALFGLGTLPLMLALSLTGQLVPLLWRRRLTRAVPYMATVLAVLFIVRGLGLGIPYMSPRLSPPAAAQSGLEQPRSVHYCH, from the coding sequence ATGCTCTGGACTGGTTTCTTATTCGGCTTGCTAAGTAGCTTTCACTGCGTAGGCATGTGCGGGGCTATTGCGCTGGCATTGCCGGGGCAGAGCACGGGCGGGCGCAGGCACTTCGTGTGGGGGCGGCTGCTCTACAATCTGGGCCGCGTCACGACCTACACGTTCCTGGGCGTGGCGGCCGGTGCGCTAGGCCAGAGCCTGCGCCTAGCTGGTTGGCAACAAGGTCTTTCCATTGCCTCAGGCCTCCTGATTCTGCTATTAGTGGCTGTGCCCGAACGCTACACAAGCCGTGTAACGGCTGTACTGGGTCTGAGCCGGGTGCTGGCCGCCGTGAAAAACCGCCTGGCCTACTACTTCCAGCAGCCCACGGCCCGCGCGCTTTACACCACTGGCCTACTGAACGGGTTGCTGCCCTGCGGCATGGTGTACCTGGCGCTGGCCGGGGCCTTGAGCGCGCCCGGCGTTGGGGGCTCGGCGGCCTACATGGCGCTATTTGGGCTGGGCACGCTGCCGCTTATGCTGGCGCTTTCCCTTACGGGCCAGTTGGTGCCACTGCTCTGGCGGCGGCGCCTCACGCGGGCAGTGCCCTATATGGCCACGGTGCTGGCGGTGCTCTTTATCGTGCGCGGCCTGGGCCTGGGCATTCCCTACATGAGTCCGCGCCTGAGCCCACCGGCAGCAGCCCAGAGTGGCCTAGAACAGCCCCGCAGCGTGCATTACTGTCATTAA
- a CDS encoding FixH family protein, with product MTTTKRTLWPYAIIAAFVLFASYIGFMVQQAMRTSVDLVSDDYYQQELAYQQRIESVARTAALPAPVVVEYEAATQRLTLQLPPSMAGQAVEGTLHFFRPSDKQLDFKLPFEPTGTPHQQELNTSKLKPGRWQLRLDFKAGTQQYYLEKELSI from the coding sequence ATGACAACCACAAAACGCACCCTCTGGCCTTACGCCATCATTGCCGCCTTCGTGCTGTTTGCCAGCTACATCGGCTTCATGGTGCAGCAAGCCATGCGCACCAGCGTAGACCTGGTCAGCGACGATTATTATCAGCAGGAACTGGCCTACCAGCAGCGCATCGAGTCGGTGGCGCGTACGGCGGCGCTGCCGGCCCCGGTGGTGGTAGAGTATGAGGCCGCCACCCAACGCCTCACGCTGCAGCTGCCGCCATCTATGGCTGGCCAAGCCGTGGAGGGCACGCTGCACTTTTTCCGCCCCTCCGATAAGCAACTGGATTTCAAGCTGCCCTTCGAGCCCACTGGCACCCCGCACCAGCAGGAGTTGAACACCAGCAAGCTAAAGCCCGGCCGCTGGCAGCTGCGCCTCGATTTCAAGGCTGGCACCCAACAGTACTACCTGGAAAAAGAGCTTTCCATCTGA
- the ccoG gene encoding cytochrome c oxidase accessory protein CcoG: MATKTFHPNDDFRNTISTVDAEGKRVWLYPKKPSGRLFKARKWISYGLLAMLFAGPWLRIGGLPLLMMNLPERKFIIFGQIFWPQDFFILLVAALAFTLFVILFTVVYGRVFCGWVCPQTIFLEMVFRRIEYWLEGDAPQQKALDRADWDWNKTWRKTTKHALFLLISFLIANTFLAYIIGTDALVQIVTDSPSQHLGGLASMVVFTGVFYAVFARFREQVCTIACPYGRLQGVMLDKDTPVVAYDYQRGEPREKLRKNQQRTAGDCIDCHQCVQVCPTGIDIRNGAQQLECTNCTACIDACNNIMALVDLPQGLIRHASENNIAQGTPFRLTGRMKALSGALVVLLMGLTFLLASRSNVQATVLRTPGQLFQKTERGTISNLYNISVINKTNHPYPITLRVLEPAGGTISLVGKDGLTLPAQGITEGVFFAELPKSSLHTTNEKIRIGVFSGGQLITETKTKFLGPVQ, encoded by the coding sequence ATGGCCACGAAAACGTTTCATCCTAACGACGACTTCCGCAACACCATCTCGACGGTAGATGCAGAAGGGAAGCGCGTCTGGCTGTACCCCAAGAAACCCAGCGGACGGCTCTTCAAGGCCCGCAAGTGGATCAGCTACGGCCTGCTGGCCATGCTGTTTGCGGGGCCTTGGCTGCGAATTGGCGGGCTGCCCCTGTTGATGATGAACCTGCCCGAGCGGAAGTTCATCATCTTCGGTCAGATCTTCTGGCCCCAGGATTTCTTCATTCTGCTGGTGGCGGCCCTGGCGTTTACGTTGTTCGTTATCCTGTTCACGGTGGTGTATGGGCGGGTGTTCTGCGGCTGGGTCTGCCCCCAGACTATCTTCCTGGAAATGGTATTCCGGCGCATTGAGTACTGGCTGGAAGGCGACGCGCCCCAGCAAAAAGCCCTCGACCGCGCCGACTGGGACTGGAACAAAACCTGGCGCAAAACCACCAAGCACGCGCTGTTTCTGCTGATTTCGTTTCTGATTGCCAACACCTTCCTGGCCTACATCATCGGGACGGATGCGCTGGTACAGATCGTGACGGATTCGCCTAGCCAGCACTTGGGTGGCCTAGCCTCTATGGTGGTTTTCACGGGCGTGTTTTACGCGGTGTTTGCCCGGTTTCGGGAGCAGGTGTGCACCATTGCCTGCCCCTACGGCCGCCTACAGGGCGTGATGCTTGACAAAGACACCCCAGTAGTGGCCTACGACTACCAGCGCGGTGAGCCCCGCGAGAAGCTGCGCAAAAACCAGCAGCGCACCGCTGGCGACTGCATCGACTGCCACCAGTGCGTGCAGGTGTGCCCCACCGGCATCGATATCCGCAACGGCGCCCAGCAGCTAGAATGCACTAACTGCACCGCCTGCATTGATGCCTGCAACAATATCATGGCCCTCGTGGATCTGCCCCAGGGCCTCATCCGCCACGCTTCGGAAAACAACATTGCCCAGGGCACGCCCTTCCGCCTAACGGGCCGCATGAAGGCGCTTTCGGGGGCGCTGGTGGTCCTGCTGATGGGCCTCACGTTCCTGCTGGCTTCGCGCTCCAACGTGCAGGCTACCGTCCTGCGCACGCCGGGCCAGCTGTTCCAGAAAACCGAGCGCGGCACCATTTCCAACCTCTACAATATCTCCGTCATCAACAAAACCAACCACCCTTACCCTATCACGCTGCGGGTGTTGGAGCCAGCCGGCGGCACCATCTCGCTGGTAGGCAAGGATGGGCTGACGCTGCCGGCGCAGGGCATTACAGAAGGCGTCTTCTTCGCCGAGTTACCCAAGTCTTCGCTGCATACCACCAACGAGAAAATCCGCATTGGCGTGTTCAGCGGCGGCCAACTGATTACGGAAACGAAAACCAAGTTCCTGGGGCCGGTCCAATAG
- a CDS encoding cbb3-type cytochrome c oxidase N-terminal domain-containing protein, which yields MLTRLKKLHWPLAALLLPALSAVAQAPEAAPAKAAEPNAQILLFWFLLATLGLVLMVFLLLFVLIVVKMKPQLRKLYELPTVHESWSGKVIGLLIGDTRLVTGEHKDELMGHDYDGITEYDNDLPPWWKYGFYFTIVFAVAYMGYYHVANAGQLQAAEYETEMQQATLLVSADADDPNKLTTYTALLSPADLSEGKTIYTTNCAPCHGANAEGKVGPNLTDEYWLHGGEINHVYKTIKFGVTGKGMVAWKGKLAGKQILQVASYIQSLQGSKPANAKEPQGEKEAPGKPVAAK from the coding sequence ATGCTAACCCGCCTGAAAAAACTTCACTGGCCTCTGGCCGCCCTCCTGCTGCCGGCCCTCTCGGCAGTTGCTCAGGCCCCAGAAGCCGCCCCCGCCAAAGCTGCTGAGCCCAATGCGCAGATTCTGCTGTTCTGGTTCCTGCTCGCCACGCTAGGCCTGGTCCTGATGGTGTTCCTACTGCTGTTTGTGCTGATTGTGGTGAAAATGAAGCCCCAGTTGCGCAAGCTCTACGAGCTGCCCACGGTGCACGAAAGCTGGAGCGGCAAAGTAATCGGCCTACTCATTGGCGACACACGCCTGGTAACCGGCGAGCATAAAGATGAGCTGATGGGCCACGACTACGACGGCATCACGGAGTACGACAACGACCTGCCGCCGTGGTGGAAATACGGATTCTACTTCACCATAGTGTTTGCTGTGGCCTACATGGGCTACTACCACGTGGCCAACGCCGGGCAGCTACAGGCCGCGGAGTACGAAACCGAGATGCAACAGGCCACGCTGCTGGTATCGGCTGATGCCGACGACCCCAACAAGCTCACCACCTACACTGCCCTGCTATCTCCCGCCGACCTCAGCGAAGGCAAAACCATTTATACCACCAACTGCGCCCCCTGCCACGGCGCCAACGCCGAGGGCAAAGTAGGCCCCAACCTCACGGACGAATACTGGCTGCACGGCGGCGAAATCAACCACGTGTACAAAACCATCAAGTTCGGCGTCACGGGCAAAGGCATGGTGGCCTGGAAAGGCAAGCTGGCCGGCAAGCAGATTCTGCAGGTCGCCTCCTACATCCAATCCTTACAAGGCTCAAAGCCCGCCAACGCTAAAGAGCCCCAGGGCGAAAAGGAAGCCCCCGGCAAACCCGTTGCGGCTAAGTAA
- the ccoN gene encoding cytochrome-c oxidase, cbb3-type subunit I, translating into MIVDPKPLVARPETPPARAVDTFFYDNRIVRDFGIATVFWGIAGMIVGILAAFQLALPDANLHTSFTTFGRIRPLHTNAVIFAFVGNGIFMGVYYSLQRLCKTPMYSKALSKIHFWGWQLIILSALISLPMGFTTSKEYAELEWPIDIAITLVWVVFGWNMFGTIAKRRERHLYVGIWFYIATFLTVAVLHIVNSMEVPVSFMKSYSAYAGVQDALVQWWYGHNAVAFFLTTPYLGLMYYFLPKAAGRPVYSYRLSIIHFWSLIFIYIWAGPHHLLYTSLPDWAQSLGVAFSIMLIAPSWGGMINGLLTLRGAWDKVREEPVLKFMVVAITAYGMATFEGPMLSLKNVNAIAHFTDWIVAHVHVGALGWNGFLTFAMLYWLWPRLYRTELYSKKLATTHFWLGTIGILFYALPMYWAGFTQGLMWKQFNAEGMLQYPNFLETVLQIVPMYYLRGIGGVLYLSGVFLMMFNLIKTAKAGSLLAQEQAQAPALLPATEDPHADAGHWHRWIERRPMQLAVGATIAILIGGAVEMIPTFLVKSNVPTIASVKPYTSLELQGRDLYIKEGCSNCHTQMVRPFRSETERYGEYSKAGEFVYDRPFLWGSKRTGPDLHRVGAKYPHSWHYNHMLDPTSMSPGSIMPPYPWLFENTIDYSTLPKKIQVLQQLGTPYPAGYDKLAVADAKRQAEGIVRDLRKEEIEVKSDREIVALIAYLQRLGTDIKVKPEQAAAAAQ; encoded by the coding sequence ATGATAGTTGATCCGAAACCGTTGGTGGCCCGGCCCGAAACACCACCAGCGCGGGCCGTGGATACCTTCTTCTACGACAACCGGATTGTCCGCGACTTCGGTATTGCTACCGTGTTCTGGGGCATTGCCGGCATGATCGTCGGAATTTTGGCTGCCTTCCAGCTGGCCCTGCCCGATGCCAACCTGCATACGTCGTTTACCACATTCGGGCGCATCCGGCCGCTGCACACCAACGCCGTTATTTTCGCCTTCGTTGGCAACGGCATTTTTATGGGGGTGTACTACTCGCTGCAGCGCCTGTGCAAAACCCCGATGTACTCGAAGGCCCTCAGCAAGATCCACTTCTGGGGCTGGCAGCTCATCATCCTCAGCGCCCTGATTTCCTTGCCGATGGGCTTCACCACCAGCAAAGAATACGCCGAGCTGGAGTGGCCTATTGACATTGCCATTACACTGGTGTGGGTGGTGTTCGGCTGGAACATGTTTGGCACCATTGCTAAGCGCCGCGAACGGCATCTATACGTAGGCATCTGGTTCTACATTGCCACGTTCCTGACGGTGGCGGTGCTGCACATCGTCAACTCGATGGAGGTGCCGGTAAGCTTCATGAAGAGCTACTCTGCCTACGCTGGCGTGCAAGATGCGCTGGTGCAGTGGTGGTACGGCCACAACGCGGTGGCTTTCTTCCTGACCACGCCCTACCTGGGCCTGATGTACTACTTCCTGCCTAAGGCTGCCGGCCGGCCGGTGTACTCGTACCGCCTGAGCATCATTCACTTCTGGTCCCTGATCTTTATTTATATCTGGGCCGGGCCGCACCACTTGCTCTATACCTCTCTGCCCGACTGGGCCCAGAGCCTCGGCGTAGCTTTCTCCATCATGCTGATTGCACCCAGCTGGGGTGGCATGATCAACGGCCTGCTGACTTTGCGCGGTGCCTGGGATAAAGTGCGCGAAGAGCCCGTGCTCAAGTTCATGGTGGTGGCCATTACGGCCTACGGCATGGCTACGTTTGAAGGCCCCATGCTTTCACTGAAAAACGTGAATGCCATTGCCCACTTCACCGACTGGATTGTAGCGCACGTGCACGTAGGTGCCCTGGGCTGGAACGGTTTCCTGACCTTCGCTATGCTCTACTGGCTGTGGCCCCGCCTCTACCGTACCGAGCTGTACTCCAAGAAACTGGCTACTACCCACTTCTGGCTGGGCACCATCGGTATCCTGTTCTATGCCTTGCCCATGTACTGGGCCGGCTTCACCCAGGGCCTGATGTGGAAGCAGTTTAATGCCGAGGGCATGCTGCAATACCCCAACTTCCTGGAAACGGTGCTGCAGATTGTGCCGATGTATTATCTGCGCGGCATTGGCGGCGTGCTTTACCTGAGCGGCGTTTTCTTGATGATGTTCAACCTAATCAAGACGGCCAAAGCCGGCTCCCTGCTGGCCCAGGAACAAGCCCAGGCTCCGGCCTTGCTGCCCGCCACCGAAGACCCACACGCCGATGCCGGCCACTGGCACCGCTGGATTGAGCGCCGCCCCATGCAACTAGCTGTGGGTGCTACCATCGCCATCCTGATTGGTGGTGCGGTGGAGATGATTCCGACGTTCTTGGTGAAGTCGAACGTGCCTACCATTGCTTCCGTGAAGCCTTACACCTCGCTGGAGCTGCAGGGCCGCGACCTGTACATCAAGGAAGGCTGCTCTAACTGCCACACCCAAATGGTGCGCCCGTTCCGCTCCGAAACTGAGCGCTACGGCGAGTACAGCAAAGCCGGCGAGTTTGTGTACGACCGTCCCTTCCTGTGGGGCAGCAAGCGCACCGGCCCCGATTTGCACCGCGTGGGCGCCAAATATCCGCACTCCTGGCACTACAACCACATGTTAGACCCCACCAGCATGTCGCCGGGCTCCATCATGCCGCCCTACCCATGGCTGTTTGAAAACACCATAGACTACTCCACACTGCCCAAGAAAATTCAGGTGCTGCAACAGCTGGGCACGCCTTACCCCGCTGGCTACGATAAACTGGCGGTAGCCGACGCCAAGCGCCAAGCCGAGGGCATCGTCCGGGACCTGCGCAAAGAGGAAATCGAGGTGAAATCGGACAGGGAAATCGTGGCCCTCATTGCCTACCTCCAGCGCCTGGGCACCGATATCAAGGTGAAGCCTGAGCAGGCCGCTGCGGCCGCTCAGTAG
- the ccoS gene encoding cbb3-type cytochrome oxidase assembly protein CcoS, with amino-acid sequence MTIIFLLIGISLTVALAFLGAFLWAVRSGQYDDTYTPSVRVLFEEDAAGPVPPK; translated from the coding sequence ATGACTATAATTTTCCTGCTCATCGGCATCAGCCTCACAGTAGCCCTGGCGTTTCTAGGTGCTTTCCTGTGGGCCGTCCGCTCCGGGCAATACGACGATACTTACACGCCCTCGGTTCGGGTGCTCTTTGAAGAAGATGCGGCCGGACCAGTTCCGCCTAAGTAG
- a CDS encoding heavy metal translocating P-type ATPase yields MPPLLAPEPLTRTVCAHCGDDCDNDLVLSHGQSFCCAGCRTVYELLSENNLCSYYNVSEPRPGQKIPAVELPGRFDYMDSEAVQTQLLSFRSDTRARLTLTIPQMHCASCIWLLERLYQLNPGVQESQVNFMRKEIVISFHPGQTTLKEVVKLLAALGYEPQITLAELGPAQAGPDRTIYYRLGLAAFCFGNVMLLAFPDYFDFTEGLASSLGQFFGYLSLLLALPVLLYSARGFYESAWQGLRHRYINLDFPISLGLSALFLTSVYDVVTQRGPGYLDSFTGLVFFMLIGKWAQQRTYDTLRFDRDFTSYFPVAVTLLAAEGERTISVKELRVGHRIRVRHQEVVPADAVLMQGRGQIDYSFVSGESEPVSKAAGELVYAGGRQVGESVELEVVREVSQGYLTQLWNNPIFQKAEKQTLETYANTVGRYFVGLTLVLAAGAVLYWYPRDPQMALRAFTSVLVIACPCALSLATPFALGAALRVFGRRNFYLKNSAVAETLARTDTIVFDKTGTLTEVSRSHVEYMGEALTAQEQALVAAVAGHSTHPLSQRLTQTLGHPARFVTEFKEVPGQGVQGVMNGHRVQLGSAKFVGVTDALASAAATNPGASRVYVALDGQPNGYFIFRNAYRSELATVLSELSPRYKLVVLSGDNDAEEERLRQMFGPQAELRFFQSPQSKLEYVAALQQQGRHVVMLGDGLNDAGALRQADVGIALTDKITHFSPACDAILDARSFGQLGTFLQFSRSCMRIVLATFVLSFLYNGIGLTLAVQGHFTPIVSAILMPISSLSVILFATLLVKLAARRWKL; encoded by the coding sequence GTGCCACCTCTGCTTGCTCCCGAACCGCTTACCCGCACCGTTTGCGCCCACTGCGGCGACGATTGTGATAACGACTTAGTGCTTTCCCACGGCCAGAGTTTCTGCTGCGCCGGTTGCCGCACTGTGTATGAGCTGCTGAGCGAGAACAACCTCTGCTCCTATTATAACGTGAGCGAGCCGCGGCCCGGTCAGAAGATTCCCGCCGTAGAGCTGCCCGGCCGCTTCGACTATATGGATTCGGAAGCCGTGCAAACTCAGCTGCTTTCGTTCCGCAGCGATACCCGCGCCCGCCTCACGCTCACCATCCCGCAGATGCATTGCGCCTCCTGCATCTGGCTGCTGGAACGCTTGTACCAGCTGAACCCAGGCGTGCAGGAGTCGCAGGTGAATTTTATGCGGAAGGAAATTGTCATCAGTTTCCACCCCGGCCAGACAACGTTAAAGGAGGTAGTCAAGCTGCTGGCAGCTCTAGGTTATGAGCCGCAGATTACGCTTGCCGAACTCGGTCCGGCGCAGGCGGGCCCCGACCGCACTATTTATTACCGGCTGGGCCTAGCGGCTTTCTGCTTCGGCAACGTGATGTTGCTGGCCTTCCCCGATTACTTTGATTTTACCGAAGGCCTGGCCTCCAGCTTGGGGCAGTTTTTCGGCTACCTAAGCTTACTGCTGGCTCTGCCGGTGCTGCTGTATAGTGCGCGCGGCTTCTACGAGTCGGCGTGGCAAGGGCTGCGGCACCGCTATATTAACCTCGATTTTCCCATTAGCCTAGGCCTATCGGCGCTGTTCCTGACCAGCGTGTACGATGTGGTTACGCAGCGCGGCCCCGGCTACCTCGATTCGTTTACGGGCCTCGTGTTCTTTATGCTGATCGGGAAATGGGCCCAGCAACGCACCTACGACACCCTGCGCTTCGACCGCGACTTCACTTCCTACTTCCCGGTGGCCGTGACGCTGCTGGCTGCGGAAGGCGAACGGACCATTTCCGTGAAAGAGTTGCGCGTAGGCCACCGCATCCGGGTGCGCCATCAGGAAGTAGTACCTGCCGATGCCGTGCTCATGCAGGGCCGCGGGCAGATTGACTACAGCTTTGTATCGGGTGAGAGTGAGCCGGTGAGCAAAGCGGCTGGCGAGCTGGTGTATGCCGGCGGCCGGCAGGTGGGCGAAAGCGTGGAGCTGGAAGTGGTGCGCGAAGTGTCGCAGGGCTACCTGACGCAACTCTGGAACAACCCCATTTTCCAGAAAGCCGAAAAGCAGACGCTAGAAACCTACGCCAACACCGTAGGCCGCTACTTTGTGGGCCTCACGCTGGTGCTGGCGGCTGGCGCGGTCCTCTACTGGTACCCCCGCGACCCACAGATGGCCCTGCGCGCCTTCACCTCGGTGTTGGTTATTGCGTGTCCGTGCGCTCTTTCGCTGGCCACGCCGTTTGCCCTGGGAGCCGCCCTGCGCGTATTCGGCCGCCGGAATTTCTACCTCAAGAACTCCGCCGTAGCCGAAACCCTGGCCCGCACCGATACCATTGTATTCGATAAAACCGGCACCCTCACGGAGGTTTCCCGCTCACACGTTGAGTACATGGGAGAAGCTCTCACGGCGCAGGAGCAAGCGCTAGTGGCAGCTGTGGCGGGTCACTCCACGCACCCGCTCAGCCAGCGCCTGACCCAGACGCTAGGCCACCCTGCGCGTTTCGTAACAGAATTTAAAGAGGTGCCCGGCCAAGGGGTGCAAGGCGTGATGAATGGCCATCGAGTACAGCTCGGCTCCGCGAAGTTTGTGGGCGTTACGGATGCGCTGGCTTCTGCGGCAGCGACTAACCCAGGCGCCTCCCGTGTGTATGTAGCGCTGGATGGCCAACCCAATGGCTACTTTATCTTCCGGAATGCTTACCGCTCGGAGCTGGCCACGGTCCTGAGTGAGCTAAGCCCCCGGTACAAGCTGGTGGTGCTATCCGGCGATAATGACGCGGAGGAAGAACGGCTGCGCCAGATGTTCGGCCCACAGGCGGAGCTTCGGTTCTTTCAATCGCCGCAAAGCAAGCTGGAGTATGTAGCCGCGCTGCAGCAGCAGGGTCGCCACGTGGTCATGCTCGGCGACGGCCTGAACGATGCCGGCGCCCTCCGCCAAGCTGATGTAGGTATTGCCCTCACCGATAAAATCACCCACTTCTCCCCCGCCTGCGACGCTATTCTGGATGCGCGCAGCTTCGGGCAGCTGGGCACGTTTCTGCAGTTCTCACGCAGCTGCATGCGCATCGTGCTGGCTACTTTCGTGCTGTCGTTTCTCTACAATGGCATCGGACTCACGCTGGCCGTGCAAGGCCACTTCACCCCCATTGTGTCGGCCATCCTGATGCCAATCAGCTCCCTGAGCGTGATTCTGTTCGCCACGCTGCTGGTGAAGCTGGCCGCACGGCGCTGGAAGCTGTAG
- a CDS encoding group III truncated hemoglobin, translating into MPDSQILPDIQTEADIKRLIDTFYDKVNADELLGPIFNTVAQVHWPAHLPTMYDFWSSLLLGTSRYRGRPFPKHMALPVDITHFERWLALFTGTVRENFEGPKADEACVKAGNIARMFEYRIRQARNPLAIL; encoded by the coding sequence ATGCCTGATTCCCAAATCCTCCCCGATATCCAGACCGAAGCCGACATCAAGCGGCTGATTGACACGTTTTACGATAAAGTCAACGCCGACGAGCTGCTTGGGCCTATTTTCAACACCGTAGCCCAGGTGCACTGGCCAGCCCACCTGCCTACCATGTACGATTTCTGGAGCAGCCTGCTGCTGGGCACTTCCCGCTACCGGGGCCGCCCTTTCCCGAAGCACATGGCCCTACCCGTCGATATCACCCATTTTGAGCGGTGGCTGGCCTTATTTACCGGCACCGTCCGCGAAAATTTTGAGGGCCCCAAAGCCGACGAAGCCTGTGTGAAAGCCGGCAACATTGCCCGCATGTTCGAATACCGCATCCGGCAGGCCCGCAACCCATTGGCCATTCTGTAG
- a CDS encoding NUDIX hydrolase yields MNVFINDIPLIIKKNSEKIYKHKYDLILGPEDEFISKDLVGDVLVRDVTDVFIDRLLRLMEVKKLKKLKSLTLLARKKKRLILHLKDQFRIVKAAGGLVVKDGLVLMIYRLGKWDLPKGKLKKEEDPGIGALREVEEECNIKIELAEKLPSTWHSYAYNGNKILKKTNWYIMRCLDDSLMKPQAEEYIEEVRWMTPQEALAVLNESYASIELVVRHYLSDVAGETPASKESA; encoded by the coding sequence ATGAACGTCTTCATCAACGATATCCCGCTGATCATCAAAAAGAACAGCGAGAAAATATACAAGCACAAGTACGACCTGATTCTGGGCCCCGAAGATGAGTTCATCTCCAAAGACCTGGTAGGCGACGTGCTGGTGCGCGACGTCACGGACGTATTCATCGACCGGCTTTTGCGGCTGATGGAGGTGAAAAAGCTTAAAAAGCTGAAGTCATTGACGTTGCTGGCCCGCAAGAAAAAGCGCCTCATTCTGCACCTCAAAGACCAGTTCCGCATCGTGAAGGCCGCTGGCGGCCTGGTGGTGAAGGATGGCCTGGTGCTGATGATTTACCGCCTCGGAAAGTGGGATTTGCCCAAGGGCAAGCTCAAGAAAGAGGAAGACCCCGGCATTGGGGCCTTGCGCGAAGTGGAAGAGGAGTGCAACATCAAGATTGAGCTGGCGGAAAAACTGCCCAGCACTTGGCACTCTTACGCCTACAACGGCAACAAAATCCTCAAGAAAACCAACTGGTACATCATGCGCTGCCTCGACGACTCGCTGATGAAGCCCCAGGCCGAGGAGTACATTGAGGAAGTGCGCTGGATGACGCCCCAGGAGGCCCTAGCCGTGCTAAACGAGTCGTACGCCAGCATTGAGCTGGTAGTGCGCCACTACCTCAGCGATGTAGCCGGCGAAACTCCCGCCAGCAAGGAATCTGCCTAA